Proteins encoded together in one Polaribacter reichenbachii window:
- a CDS encoding ABC transporter permease gives MFKNYIKIAFRNLLKNKVYSLINILGLAIGITATVMIGLWINDELNYNDFFEDKETIAQIFQNQTNNGKTETGPSIPRPLEFAIRKDYADNFKHIVMSSWTQSRYLKYGDINININGNFMQEDAPEMLSLEIISGVKNGIDDQKSIMISESIAKSLFKDQNPIGKIIKVNNTADLLVSAVYKDIPINNDFYETKFIGSWDFYVSERPWIQNAKTSWGNNSFQLFVQINENTTMDAVTAKIIDVKKRMAPDEVEFNPQMFLFPMKDWYLRSNFENGIQVGGRIENVWLFGIIGVFVLLLACINFINLSTARSEKRAIEVGIRKSIGSKRSQLIAQFLSESFLIVLLSFILAIGLVLLFLNGFNNLASKEIIFPWSDFQFWGVSFLFIIIISFLAGSYPALYLSSFNPVTVLKGTFKTGRYAALPRKILVVTQFTVSVALIIGTMVVMNQIDFAKNRPAGYNKEGLVQIPVMSSEFLGKSDVMRNQFIASGAVTEMATTSSPTTSVWSNSGGYTWEGKPPGFQENFAYTHVSYEFVEALGLKIIDGRGFSRKFASDSTAIILNKTAVDYMGIKDPVGKYLRDPDTDEPNPPLKIIGVIDDMIMQSPYSPVKQSIYAFDINDGAAYFNLRLNPNKSIADNLAIIKKTFKANFPSLPFEYQFVDEEYGRKFRSEERIANLSKVFTLLAIFISCLGLFGLASFVAEQRTKEIGIRKTLGASVSQLWVLLSKDFLKLVVISLLIGSPIAYLMMNQWLQKFTYRTNISWSVFAIACVGALIITLITVSYQAIKSATSNPVDSLKTE, from the coding sequence ATGTTTAAAAATTATATAAAAATTGCCTTTAGAAATCTTTTAAAGAATAAGGTGTATTCGTTAATTAATATTTTAGGTTTAGCTATTGGTATTACAGCAACTGTTATGATTGGTTTGTGGATTAATGATGAACTGAATTACAACGATTTTTTTGAAGATAAAGAAACTATTGCTCAAATATTTCAAAACCAAACAAACAACGGAAAAACAGAAACTGGCCCCTCTATTCCTAGACCATTAGAGTTTGCAATTAGAAAAGATTATGCAGACAATTTTAAACATATAGTAATGTCTTCTTGGACACAAAGTAGATATTTAAAATATGGAGATATTAACATCAATATTAATGGGAATTTTATGCAAGAAGATGCACCAGAAATGTTGAGTTTAGAAATTATATCTGGTGTTAAAAACGGAATTGATGATCAAAAATCGATTATGATTTCTGAATCTATAGCAAAATCTTTATTTAAGGACCAAAATCCTATTGGAAAAATTATTAAAGTAAATAATACAGCAGATTTATTAGTAAGTGCCGTTTATAAAGACATTCCTATTAATAATGATTTTTATGAGACTAAATTTATTGGTTCTTGGGATTTTTATGTATCAGAAAGGCCTTGGATTCAGAACGCCAAAACATCTTGGGGTAATAATTCTTTTCAACTATTTGTGCAAATAAATGAAAACACAACAATGGATGCAGTTACAGCAAAAATTATTGATGTAAAAAAAAGAATGGCTCCAGATGAAGTAGAGTTTAACCCTCAAATGTTTTTATTTCCAATGAAAGATTGGTACTTACGTTCAAATTTTGAAAATGGTATACAAGTTGGTGGGCGAATAGAAAATGTTTGGTTATTTGGTATTATAGGAGTTTTTGTCTTGTTGCTGGCTTGTATCAATTTTATAAATTTAAGTACTGCTAGATCAGAAAAAAGAGCGATTGAAGTTGGTATTAGAAAATCTATTGGATCTAAAAGAAGTCAATTAATTGCTCAGTTTTTAAGCGAATCATTTTTAATAGTTTTACTATCATTTATTTTGGCTATTGGGTTGGTTTTGTTGTTTTTAAATGGTTTTAATAATTTGGCAAGTAAAGAAATAATTTTTCCTTGGTCAGATTTTCAATTTTGGGGAGTTTCTTTTCTCTTTATAATTATTATATCATTTTTAGCAGGTAGTTACCCTGCATTGTATTTATCATCTTTTAATCCTGTAACTGTTTTAAAAGGAACTTTTAAAACAGGAAGATATGCAGCATTACCAAGAAAAATATTAGTAGTTACTCAATTTACAGTTTCTGTTGCCTTAATTATTGGAACTATGGTTGTAATGAATCAAATAGATTTTGCAAAAAATAGACCAGCAGGTTACAATAAAGAAGGTTTAGTACAAATACCAGTAATGAGTTCTGAGTTTTTAGGCAAGTCAGATGTAATGCGTAATCAATTTATTGCTTCTGGTGCAGTTACAGAAATGGCAACCACATCTAGCCCAACAACTAGTGTTTGGTCTAATAGTGGTGGTTATACTTGGGAAGGAAAACCACCAGGATTTCAAGAAAATTTTGCCTATACACACGTTTCTTACGAATTTGTAGAAGCATTGGGGTTAAAAATTATTGACGGAAGAGGTTTTTCAAGAAAATTTGCTTCAGATTCTACAGCTATAATTTTAAATAAAACTGCTGTAGATTATATGGGAATTAAAGATCCAGTAGGAAAATATTTAAGAGATCCAGATACTGATGAACCAAACCCGCCTTTAAAAATTATTGGGGTTATTGATGATATGATAATGCAATCTCCTTACAGTCCAGTAAAGCAATCTATTTATGCATTTGATATTAATGATGGAGCTGCTTATTTTAATTTAAGGTTAAACCCAAACAAAAGTATTGCTGATAATTTAGCGATTATTAAAAAAACTTTTAAAGCAAATTTTCCTAGTTTGCCTTTTGAATATCAATTTGTTGATGAAGAATATGGACGAAAATTTAGATCAGAAGAAAGAATCGCTAACCTTTCTAAAGTATTTACTTTATTAGCAATTTTTATTAGTTGTTTAGGTTTATTTGGTTTGGCTTCTTTTGTTGCAGAACAACGTACAAAAGAAATAGGTATACGTAAAACATTAGGTGCTTCTGTAAGTCAATTATGGGTTCTGTTGTCTAAAGATTTTTTAAAATTGGTTGTAATTTCTTTACTAATTGGTTCTCCAATTGCATATTTAATGATGAATCAATGGCTACAAAAATTTACTTATAGAACCAATATTTCTTGGTCGGTTTTTGCAATTGCGTGTGTAGGTGCATTAATAATAACTTTAATTACAGTGAGTTATCAAGCAATAAAATCTGCAACATCAAATCCTGTAGATTCTTTAAAAACAGAATAA
- a CDS encoding TolC family protein yields MIKRSFVYVIAFAFSISMFCQNPEEKKYTLEECLQIALENNLSLKSSKNTAITAKINHKQSKANLLPNVNANYNLGINNGRSIDPFTNDFINQQLTFSNANLSLNTTVFNGFRLLNTLKQQKLNAKAASLEVEQEKQNLILSVTLAYLQVLNNKDLLALNKQRLITTDKQLKIQKDLYDEGRENPADYTDLLGQKSSDETNILSAEIALNNAKLNLRNLLNLNSNVDVSADDFLFSLDKYQFTSEKVYKDALLNLATFKANELRLASAKKGVSVAKAQYIPEISLFGQLNTNYSSAAETFTEIGTTIAETGDFVSINNQNIQVLTNQKLYNAQQINYLDQFDNNFNSVIGISVSVPIFNGFRAKNNVALEKVNVQESLIALEQTQFEIKNAIQQVHFDMEAAFARYQSLKKQVTAFQKSFEINETRFNNGVSNFLAYITSKNNLENAKINVSIAKYDYFLRVKVLEYYRGHSM; encoded by the coding sequence ATGATAAAAAGAAGTTTCGTTTATGTAATTGCATTTGCTTTTAGTATTTCTATGTTTTGCCAAAATCCGGAAGAAAAAAAATATACGCTAGAAGAATGTTTACAAATCGCTTTAGAAAATAATTTAAGTTTAAAATCATCTAAAAATACAGCTATAACTGCTAAAATTAATCACAAACAATCTAAAGCAAATTTATTACCAAATGTAAATGCTAATTATAATTTAGGGATAAATAATGGTAGAAGTATAGATCCGTTTACCAATGATTTTATCAATCAACAGTTAACGTTTTCTAACGCAAATTTAAGTTTAAATACTACTGTTTTTAATGGTTTTCGGTTGTTAAATACATTAAAACAACAAAAACTAAATGCAAAAGCAGCATCTTTAGAAGTAGAACAAGAAAAGCAAAATTTAATTCTTTCAGTAACATTAGCCTACTTGCAAGTATTAAATAATAAAGATTTATTAGCGTTAAATAAACAGCGTTTAATAACTACGGATAAACAACTAAAAATTCAAAAAGATTTGTATGATGAAGGTAGAGAGAATCCTGCTGATTATACAGACTTATTGGGCCAGAAATCTTCGGATGAAACCAATATTTTATCAGCTGAAATTGCGTTGAATAATGCCAAATTGAATTTGAGAAACCTCCTAAATTTAAACTCAAATGTTGATGTTTCTGCTGATGATTTTTTGTTCAGTTTAGATAAATATCAATTTACATCAGAAAAAGTTTATAAGGATGCCTTATTAAACTTAGCAACTTTTAAAGCCAATGAATTGAGGTTGGCATCTGCCAAAAAAGGAGTAAGTGTCGCTAAAGCACAATACATACCAGAAATTTCGTTGTTTGGGCAGTTAAATACCAATTATTCTAGTGCAGCAGAAACCTTTACAGAAATAGGAACAACTATTGCAGAAACAGGAGATTTTGTGTCAATCAATAATCAAAACATACAAGTCTTAACTAATCAAAAACTTTACAATGCTCAGCAAATTAATTATTTAGATCAGTTTGATAATAATTTTAATTCTGTAATTGGTATTTCTGTAAGTGTGCCAATTTTTAACGGTTTTAGAGCAAAAAATAATGTCGCTTTAGAAAAAGTGAATGTACAAGAGTCGTTAATTGCATTAGAGCAAACGCAATTCGAAATTAAAAATGCCATTCAACAAGTCCATTTTGATATGGAAGCTGCTTTTGCCAGATATCAAAGTTTAAAAAAGCAAGTAACAGCTTTTCAAAAATCGTTTGAAATTAACGAAACTAGATTTAATAACGGAGTTTCTAATTTCCTGGCTTACATCACTAGTAAAAATAATTTAGAAAATGCAAAAATTAATGTGTCTATTGCTAAATACGATTATTTTTTAAGAGTAAAAGTATTGGAGTATTATAGAGGGCATTCGATGTAG
- a CDS encoding ABC transporter permease: MFKNYIKIAFRNIMNHKVFSFINVIGLTIGFSASFIIGLMVYYDYTFDDFHKDGDRIYRVVTDFKSPEGEFFNSGVTLALKGAIQDNSNFDVVSEFYLERPMKVNNRTEDLEFKLPKDVIYADENYFKIFDYKFIVGNNIKTLQNPNEVILTEERASKYFPNTAVSEIIGKTLVYNDSINAKVTGIVESFKNRTDIIFQEFISHPTLLQTRLRGNIIGKRWNNTNSNSQLYVKLSANANKASVKNDLKEIAIEHRDEDDIKYGEERIFNLQPLNDIHFNDNYGIYNWSAGRASKALLKNLVFVAVFLLLLGCINFINLNTAQAAQRAKEIGIRKTLGSSRNQLISQFMGETFLLVLVAALLSLILSKWLIIVFSDFVPVGLSFELFTVPIVAISIIVLLVLVTFLSGFYPAMVLSKINTISVLKNHLGVGDKKVRLRKFLTVFQFTIAQVFIIATLLVGKQINFLLNKDMGFKKDAIVSVYKPLEEQSFEKIKLYSEKLASIPNIKEISLGGHPPASQSSNRTDMRRMIDNQEVYGEIQLLAGDTNYLNLFEIDLLAGRVQRNDTIKELVINEAARKFFRFKSAEDAIGKSLLYDKENLQIVGVIGDFHQRSLKSDIKPLTLHGDWYRGQWSYFQAVHISLQSNSTENLKNSLSKIENVYKEVYPNTNMRLEFLDETIAKFYKREQKVSKLLNWATGLSILISCLGLLGLVIYTTNRRVKEIGVRKVLGASLFQINALLCREFLSLVLIAFALAAPIAWYGTYNWLQNFAYKTNISFWVFVVSAFAMIVFALIIISAKTLQAANANPVNSLRSE; this comes from the coding sequence ATGTTTAAAAATTATATAAAAATAGCATTTAGAAATATAATGAATCACAAGGTGTTTTCATTTATAAATGTTATTGGTTTAACAATTGGTTTTAGTGCTTCTTTTATAATAGGTTTAATGGTGTATTACGATTATACTTTTGATGATTTTCATAAAGATGGAGACCGAATTTATAGAGTAGTTACCGATTTTAAATCGCCAGAAGGTGAGTTTTTTAATTCAGGAGTAACCTTAGCATTAAAAGGTGCTATACAAGATAATTCTAATTTTGATGTAGTTAGTGAGTTTTATTTAGAAAGACCAATGAAGGTTAATAATAGAACAGAAGATTTAGAATTTAAATTACCCAAAGATGTAATCTATGCAGATGAAAATTATTTTAAAATTTTTGATTATAAATTTATTGTAGGTAATAATATTAAAACACTACAAAACCCTAATGAAGTAATATTAACAGAAGAACGCGCATCAAAATATTTCCCAAATACAGCAGTTTCTGAAATTATAGGTAAAACCTTGGTGTATAATGATTCTATTAACGCAAAAGTTACTGGAATTGTTGAGAGTTTTAAAAACAGAACAGATATTATTTTCCAAGAATTTATTTCTCATCCAACTTTGTTGCAAACACGATTACGTGGAAATATAATTGGTAAAAGATGGAATAACACCAATTCTAACTCTCAATTGTATGTAAAGTTGAGTGCTAATGCAAACAAAGCATCAGTAAAAAATGATCTTAAAGAAATTGCTATAGAACATAGAGATGAAGATGATATAAAGTATGGAGAAGAAAGAATATTTAATCTTCAACCTTTAAATGATATTCATTTTAATGATAACTATGGAATTTATAATTGGTCTGCAGGTAGAGCAAGTAAAGCATTATTAAAAAACTTGGTATTTGTAGCTGTTTTTTTATTGCTATTAGGTTGTATTAATTTTATCAATTTAAATACAGCTCAAGCTGCACAACGTGCCAAAGAAATTGGTATTCGAAAAACCTTAGGGAGCTCTAGAAACCAGTTAATAAGTCAGTTTATGGGAGAAACATTTTTGTTGGTTTTGGTTGCTGCACTTTTGTCTTTAATACTTTCTAAATGGTTAATAATTGTATTTTCAGATTTTGTACCTGTAGGTTTAAGTTTCGAATTGTTTACAGTACCAATTGTTGCTATAAGTATAATTGTGTTATTAGTTTTAGTAACTTTTTTATCTGGCTTTTATCCAGCTATGGTTTTATCAAAAATTAATACAATTTCAGTTTTAAAAAATCATTTAGGAGTAGGAGATAAAAAGGTGCGTTTAAGAAAGTTTTTAACTGTATTTCAGTTTACAATTGCCCAAGTTTTTATTATAGCTACTCTTTTAGTAGGCAAACAGATTAATTTTTTACTAAATAAAGATATGGGTTTCAAAAAAGATGCTATTGTATCTGTTTACAAACCTTTAGAAGAACAAAGTTTTGAGAAAATTAAACTGTATTCAGAAAAATTAGCTTCAATTCCAAATATAAAAGAAATTAGTCTTGGAGGTCATCCACCTGCATCTCAAAGTAGTAATAGAACTGATATGAGAAGAATGATTGACAATCAAGAAGTGTATGGAGAAATACAATTACTAGCTGGTGATACCAACTATTTAAATCTTTTTGAAATTGATTTACTTGCTGGTCGTGTACAAAGAAATGATACTATAAAAGAATTGGTAATAAACGAAGCTGCAAGAAAATTTTTTAGATTTAAGTCTGCAGAAGATGCTATTGGTAAGTCTTTACTTTATGATAAAGAAAACTTGCAAATTGTTGGTGTTATTGGAGATTTTCATCAACGTTCTTTAAAGTCTGATATTAAACCGCTCACTTTACATGGAGATTGGTATAGAGGTCAATGGTCTTATTTTCAGGCTGTGCACATCTCATTGCAAAGCAATTCTACAGAAAATTTAAAAAATAGTCTTTCAAAAATTGAAAATGTTTATAAAGAAGTATATCCTAATACAAATATGCGACTAGAGTTTTTAGATGAAACCATTGCTAAATTTTACAAAAGAGAACAAAAAGTATCAAAACTATTAAACTGGGCAACAGGGTTATCAATATTAATAAGTTGTTTGGGGTTATTAGGGCTAGTAATTTATACCACCAACAGAAGAGTTAAAGAAATTGGAGTTCGTAAAGTACTGGGGGCATCTTTATTTCAAATTAACGCATTATTATGTAGAGAGTTTTTAAGCTTGGTATTAATTGCTTTTGCACTAGCTGCACCAATTGCTTGGTATGGCACATATAATTGGCTTCAAAATTTTGCTTACAAAACCAATATTAGCTTCTGGGTATTTGTTGTTAGTGCTTTTGCTATGATAGTATTTGCCTTAATTATTATAAGTGCAAAAACCTTACAAGCTGCAAATGCTAATCCTGTTAATTCATTACGATCAGAATAA
- a CDS encoding ABC transporter ATP-binding protein, with amino-acid sequence MIEINNLEKFYRTDEVQTIALNKLSFEVKKGEFVAIMGPSGCGKSTLLNILGLLDDPDAGSFKFNGEEVAGYNERKRAQLRKHNVGFVFQSFNLIDELTVFENVELPLIYTGVKTSERKKRVEEVLEKMQIMHRRNHFPQQLSGGQQQRVAVARAVVNNPKLILADEPTGNLDSTNGNEVMDLLIDLNEAGTTIIMVTHSEHDAKYSHRIIRMLDGQKVTENILV; translated from the coding sequence ATGATAGAAATTAACAATTTAGAGAAATTTTATAGAACAGATGAAGTACAAACTATTGCGTTAAATAAGTTGTCTTTTGAAGTAAAAAAAGGAGAGTTTGTTGCAATTATGGGGCCTTCAGGTTGTGGGAAATCAACTTTATTAAACATTTTAGGTTTGTTAGATGATCCTGATGCAGGTAGTTTTAAATTTAATGGAGAAGAGGTTGCTGGTTATAATGAAAGAAAACGAGCACAGTTAAGAAAACACAATGTTGGTTTTGTTTTTCAGAGCTTTAATTTGATAGATGAATTAACCGTTTTCGAAAATGTAGAACTGCCTTTAATTTATACAGGTGTTAAAACATCAGAAAGAAAAAAACGAGTGGAAGAGGTTTTAGAAAAAATGCAGATTATGCATAGACGTAATCATTTTCCGCAACAATTATCTGGTGGTCAGCAACAAAGAGTTGCAGTTGCAAGAGCAGTTGTAAATAATCCTAAATTAATTTTAGCAGATGAGCCAACAGGTAATTTAGATAGTACAAATGGTAACGAAGTTATGGATTTGTTAATCGATTTAAATGAGGCTGGCACTACAATTATTATGGTAACTCACAGTGAACACGATGCAAAATATAGCCATAGAATTATTAGAATGTTAGATGGCCAAAAAGTAACAGAGAATATTTTAGTGTAA